From a region of the Alnus glutinosa chromosome 1, dhAlnGlut1.1, whole genome shotgun sequence genome:
- the LOC133858381 gene encoding uncharacterized protein LOC133858381, with protein MSSRHRPLHTCGASLLAIAHSAYEKAQAFNGPIGSTTRRVATFASPLLYALQYQWLAILSFADDYILVVENVMEKLFPPSTYVFDRIDYLVQIIATFPEKFDDALDRAPEILHQLGFDCALVQAVSWLNFLIATLTHWESGSAREKDIMVDVAHQPAETDSKTVDSGVVEDTYEEVLEKGTKENVEKKSKEEVEKMEKINEKTNADKSKNDPILELFESGWLMNPGRGDKGSSRRHSASDAAM; from the coding sequence ATGAGTTCCAGGCATCGTCCATTGCACACGTGTGGAGCTTCACTACTGGCGATTGCTCATAGTGCTTACGAAAAAGCTCAAGCTTTTAACGGACCAATAGGTTCGACGACAAGAAGGGTAGCCACATTTGCCAGTCCACTACTCTATGCCCTGCAATATCAATGGCTAGCGATCCTCTCCTTTGCCGACGATTACATCCTAGTCGTTGAAAACGTCATGGAGAAATTGTTTCCCCCATCAACCTACGTATTCGACAGGATTGACTACCTTGTCCAGATCATAGCAACTTTCCCAGAAAAGtttgatgatgctttggacagagCTCCTGAGATTCTCCACCAACTTGGCTTTGATTGCGCGCTTGTCCAAGCTGTCTCGTGGCTGAACTTCTTGATCGCTACATTGACTCACTGGGAGTCGGGAAGTGCAAGGGAAAAGGATATCATGGTTGATGTAGCACACCAGCCTGCAGAGACAGACAGCAAGACAGTTGATTCAGGCGTTGTGGAAGACACGTACGAGGAGGTACTAGAGAAGGGGACAAAGGAAAACGTGGAAAAGAAATCAAAGGAAGAAGTTGAAAAGATGGAGAAGATCAATGAGAAAACCAATGCAGATAAAAGCAAAAATGATCCAATTCTAGAATTGTTCGAGTCGGGATGGCTCATGAACCCTGGAAGAGGGGACAAAGGGAGCTCGAGGAGACATTCTGCTTCAGACGCGGCGATGTGA
- the LOC133858721 gene encoding OVARIAN TUMOR DOMAIN-containing deubiquitinating enzyme 4-like isoform X1, whose protein sequence is MHMVFSLSSARTMQKSETSLGIPGDGRCLFRSVVHGALLRAGKSSPSEGHQKELADELRAKVVDEFVKRRAETEWFLEGDFDTYVVQMRQPHIWGGEPELLMASHVLQMPITVYMKDKNSGSLKIIAEYGQEYGKDNPVRVLYHGYGHYDALRSPSVGAESKLYKKRSMKG, encoded by the exons ATGCACATGGTTTTCTCCTTATCATCTGCTCGAACAATGCAGAAGTCGGAAACTTCGCTTG GCATACCCGGAGATGGAAGATGTTTATTCCGGTCTGTCGTTCATGGTGCTCTCCTGAGAGCAGGGAAGTCATCTCCAAGTGAGGGCCATCAGAAAGAACTTGCAGATGAGCTCAGAGCTAAA GTGGTAGATGAATTCGTTAAGAGGCGAGCAGAAACTGAATG GTTTCTTGAAGGTGATTTTGACACGTATGTTGTACAGATGCGACAGCCCCACATTTGGGGAGGAGAGCCTGAGTTGCTGATGGCATCCCATGTTCTACA GATGCCAATCACTGTTTACATGAAGGACAAGAATTCTGGTAGCCTCAAAATTATAGCTGAATATGGTCAAGAATATGGTAAGGATAACCCCGTCCGTGTCCTTTATCATGGTTATGGACACTACGACGCGTTGCGGAGCCCAAGTGTTGGTGCAGAATCCAAACT GTACAAGAAAAGATCGATGAAGGGATAG
- the LOC133858721 gene encoding OVARIAN TUMOR DOMAIN-containing deubiquitinating enzyme 4-like isoform X2 codes for MDSDLGIPGDGRCLFRSVVHGALLRAGKSSPSEGHQKELADELRAKVVDEFVKRRAETEWFLEGDFDTYVVQMRQPHIWGGEPELLMASHVLQMPITVYMKDKNSGSLKIIAEYGQEYGKDNPVRVLYHGYGHYDALRSPSVGAESKLYKKRSMKG; via the exons ATGGATTCTGACCTAG GCATACCCGGAGATGGAAGATGTTTATTCCGGTCTGTCGTTCATGGTGCTCTCCTGAGAGCAGGGAAGTCATCTCCAAGTGAGGGCCATCAGAAAGAACTTGCAGATGAGCTCAGAGCTAAA GTGGTAGATGAATTCGTTAAGAGGCGAGCAGAAACTGAATG GTTTCTTGAAGGTGATTTTGACACGTATGTTGTACAGATGCGACAGCCCCACATTTGGGGAGGAGAGCCTGAGTTGCTGATGGCATCCCATGTTCTACA GATGCCAATCACTGTTTACATGAAGGACAAGAATTCTGGTAGCCTCAAAATTATAGCTGAATATGGTCAAGAATATGGTAAGGATAACCCCGTCCGTGTCCTTTATCATGGTTATGGACACTACGACGCGTTGCGGAGCCCAAGTGTTGGTGCAGAATCCAAACT GTACAAGAAAAGATCGATGAAGGGATAG
- the LOC133864895 gene encoding UPF0481 protein At3g47200-like — MAETDEVADVSIEVSNLDRILASSITKRLCHDSPSLVESSIFRVPQKLRRRNENVYDPNIVSIGPYHRGTKRLAPMEEIKMWYLGSLLERFPPPPEGTLEHIVESIRRLQKRARDHYADPFSLNDEKFIEMMVVDGCFLIELFRKEAYVVPRHRDDPIFNTSWMYENLYHDVILLENQIPWFILQRLFELTDVTVAVSEQEPHFLAKLVLKFFETMMLTTVPAEYRPNDREVKHILDLLHSCLLSTSGRRRPENTNLQLFPPVTDLLQAGVVFKKGSPDDILNIKFSKGVFEIPPIKVRGNSESLFRNLIAYEQCDRHCRDQFTSYAVFLDCLINTSKDADLLCDEEIVVHALSTEDVSNLFNGLYNDTLISEFYYGRIAHDVNEYYRDQWPRWRATLMRDYFSNPWSISSFIAAIFILILTFIQALFSILSY; from the coding sequence ATGGCAGAGACGGATGAAGTTGCAGATGTTTCAATTGAAGTGTCTAACTTAGATAGAATTTTAGCCTCTTCCATCACTAAAAGGCTTTGCCATGACTCACCGTCCTTAGTAGAGAGTAGCATTTTCAGAGTCCCCCAGAAACTTCGCCGGCGTAACGAGAATGTTTATGATCCTAACATAGTCTCCATTGGCCCTTATCACCGTGGCACTAAAAGACTAGCCCCCATGGaagagataaaaatgtggtaccTAGGATCCCTCCTCGAACGGTTTCCACCACCTCCAGAGGGAACTTTGGAGCACATTGTTGAAAGTATTAGAAGGTTACAGAAGCGTGCGCGTGATCATTATGCCGACCCATTCAGTCTAAACGACGAAAAATTCATAGAAATGATGGTCGTTGATGGTTGCTTTCTGATTGAGCTCTTTCGAAAAGAGGCTTACGTAGTACCAAGACACAGAGATGACCCCATATTTAACACGTCCTGGATGTATGAAAATCTGTATCATGACGTGATTTTGTTGGAAAACCAAATTCCTTGGTTTATTCTCCAGCGCTTGTTTGAGCTAACCGACGTAACCGTAGCCGTCAGCGAACAAGAACCCCATTTTCTAGCGAAGCTTGTTCTCAAATTCTTTGAGACGATGATGTTGACGACAGTGCCAGCTGAATACAGACCAAATGATCGTGAAGTTAAGCATATACTTGACTTACTGCACAGCTGCTTACTTTCCACCTCCGGTCGTAGAAGGCCTGAAAACACAAACCTGCAACTCTTTCCTCCGGTGACAGATCTCTTACAGGCTGGAGTCGTATTCAAGAAGGGATCTCCAGACGACATTTTGAACATTAAGTTCAGCAAAGGGGTGTTTGAAATCCCTCCCATAAAAGTCAGAGGGAATTCAGAATCTTTGTTCCGAAATCTCATAGCGTATGAGCAATGTGACCGCCATTGCAGGGATCAGTTCACGTCTTATGCAGTATTCCTGGATTGCCTCATCAATACCAGCAAGGATGCGGACCTGCTCTGCGATGAAGAGATTGTTGTGCATGCTTTGAGTACAGAAGACGTGTCCAATCTCTTCAACGGGCTGTACAACGACACTCTTATCTCCGAATTCTACTATGGTCGGATAGCTCATGATGTTAACGAGTATTATAGAGATCAATGGCCCAGATGGAGAGCGACCTTGATGCGTGACTATTTCAGTAATCCATGGTCGATCTCTTCCTTCATAGCCGCAATTTTCATACTCATTCTCACCTTCATACAGGCTTTATTTTCCATTCTCTCTTATTAA
- the LOC133864901 gene encoding uncharacterized protein LOC133864901 → MVLGLRSKSRKSVSFQVDYLIHVQEVKPWPQSQTLKSAQSVVVQWENGDRNSGSFTCGVGDGRIGIGESFRLPVTLWREASKKTATRASFLKNSLEFYLYEPRKDRAVKGQLLGSAAINLADHGVIKETITISAKVNCKRSFKSSVQPVLYVNIQPLDRDSSGSSPKGSLSKEVSLDKSESFSGLANEENDEEAEIASFTDDDEDVDEDFSSHSSRTIASSAFETTGCSPPQRDQNKSASAKDNRESVNVGILEDREKKELQQNGQEEQILGVKKHHVEEDKLVGKLSEDAARKQVKLRNDTLSFSRNSLGLQESVPKTNKLKHVKSVQFPFNSVNSSEILSTSQLTGQGNNINVPEAASAPSHSNTESIATRNGFSDGKVELESKIEMLEEELRKAASVELALYSVVTESKATINDFSDGKVELESKIEMLEEELQEAAAVEVALYSVVAEHGSSATKVHAPARRLSRFYLHACKARSPANRASAARAAVSGLVLVAKACGNDVPRLTFWLSNSIVLRAIVSQAVEKLQLSAGPNIDGSGGGNGLGETSSLKRHESSLHEEQKNSTVQYFDDWEDPQTYIVALENVEAWIFNRIIESVWWQTLTPHMQPAAAKSSGSRKTHARRYGLGDQEQGNFSIDLWKKAFKDACERLCPLRAGGHECGCLPLLAKLVMEQLVCRLDVAMFNAILRKSAEEMPTDPVSDPISDSKVLPIPAGKSSFGSGVQLKNAIGNWSRWLTDLFGIDDSDACEDENKLDGDKKPECETSFKAFHLLNALSDLMMLPFEMLGDRSTRKEVCPKFGASLIKGVLNNFVPDEFCPDPIPAAVLEALDSEDLLEAEEDTITSFPCTAAPTVYQPPPAASLTGIIGEVGSQSMMNGSSVLRKAYTSDNELDELDSPITSIVVDNFRVSSTSARPNLMPKKGSGRKVVRYQLLREVWRDG, encoded by the exons ATGGTGCTTGGGCTGAGATCAAAGAGTCGAAAAAGTGTTTCATTTCAGGTTGATTACCTTATCCATGTACAGGAGGTCAAGCCATGGCCCCAGTCACAGACTTTGAAATCTGCTCAGTCTGTGGTGGTTCAGTGGGAAAATGGTGATAGGAATTCTGGGTCCTTTACTTGTGGTGTTGGGGATGGGAGGATTGGAATCGGCGAGTCTTTCAGGCTTCCGGTTACTTTATGGAGGGAAGCATCCAAAAAGACCGCAACCCGCGCGAGTTTTCTGAAGAACAGCTTAGAGTTTTACTTGTATGAGCCTCGGAAGGACAGGGCAGTGAAAGGTCAACTCTTAGGGTCGGCTGCGATAAATCTTGCAGATCATGGAGTCATCAAGGAAACCATAACCATAAGTGCTAAAGTGAACTGCAAACGGAGTTTTAAGAGCTCGGTGCAACCAGTTCTTTATGTTAACATTCAACCTCTTGATAGAGATAGTTCCGGCTCATCACCAAAGGGCAGCTTGTCAAAGGAAGTGTCACTGGACAAAAGCGAATCCTTTTCAGGATTGGCCAATGAAGAGAATGATGAGGAAGCTGAGATTGCATCTTTTACTGATGATGATGAAGACGTTGATGAAGATTTTTCATCACATTCATCACGAACCATTGCATCTTCTGCTTTTGAGACTACAGGGTGTTCACCACCTCAAAGAGACCAG AACAAATCAGCATCAGCAAAGGATAACAGAGAAAGTGTTAATGTTGGGATTCTGGAAGACAGAGAGAAAAAGGAGCTGCAACAAAATGGACAGGAAGAACAGATCTTAGGGGTGAAGAAACATCATGTAGAAGAAGACAAACTAGTTGGTAAATTATCAGAAGACGCTGCCCGTAAGCAAGTCAAATTAAGGAATGATACTCTTTCATTCAGCAGGAATTCACTTGGACTTCAGGAAAGTGTTCCTAAAACTAATAAACTAAAGCATGTGAAGTCTGTTCAGTTCCCTTTCAACTCTGTCAATAGCAGTGAGATTTTAAGCACCAGTCAGCTCACGGGACAGGGAAACAATATTAATGTTCCAGAAGCTGCTAGTGCCCCGAGTCATTCAAATACTGAAAGTATAGCAACAAGAAATGGCTTTTCTGATGGCAAAGTCGAATTAGAATCTAAAATTGAAATGCTTGAGGAAGAGTTGCGGAAAGCTGCTTCTGTTGAGCTTGCCCTTTATTCAGTGGTTACTGAAAGTAAAGCAACAATAAATGACTTTTCTGATGGCAAAGTCGAATTAGAATCTAAAATTGAAATGCTTGAGGAAGAGTTGCAGGAAGCTGCTGCTGTCGAGGTTGCCCTTTATTCAGTGGTTGCTGAGCATGGGAGTTCTGCCACCAAGGTCCATGCTCCGGCTCGGCGTCTTTCTAGGTTCTATCTTCATGCTTGTAAAGCGAGGTCCCCAGCTAATAGGGCAAGTGCAGCTAGAGCTGCTGTTTCAGGATTAGTTTTGGTTGCTAAAGCATGTGGAAATGATGTTCCGAG GTTGACTTTCTGGTTGTCAAACTCAATTGTGTTGAGGGCAATCGTCAGCCAGGCTGTTGAGAAATTGCAACTATCTGCTGGACCAAACATTGATGGTAGTGGTGGTGGGAATGGGTTGGGTGAGACGTCTTCCCTGAAGCGGCACGAGTCATCTCTTCATGAGGAACAGAAAAATAGTACAGTGCAATATTTTGATGACTGGGAGGACCCACAGACATATATAGTTGCGTTGGAAAATGTTGAGGCTTGGATCTTCAACCGAATCATTGAGTCTGTGTGGTGGCAG ACTCTGACTCCACATATGCAGCCTGCTGCTGCTAAGAGCTCAGGCTCAAGGAAAACCCATGCAAGGAGATATGGTTTAGGTGATCAGGAGCAGGGGAACTTCTCGATAGATCTTTGGAAAAAGGCTTTTAAGGATGCTTGTGAAAGGCTTTGTCCTCTTCGAGCTGGAGGGCATGAGTGTGGCTGCTTGCCTTTGCTCGCAAAATTG GTAATGGAGCAGTTAGTGTGTAGACTAGATGTGGCAATGTTCAATGCTATTCTTCGTAAATCAGCTGAAGAGATGCCGACAGATCCTGTTTCTGATCCTATTAGTGATTCTAAGGTTCTCCCCATTCCCGCTGGAAAATCAAGCTTTGGGTCTGGTGTGCAGCTAAAAAATGCT ATAGGGAACTGGTCAAGATGGCTTACGGATTTATTTGGCATTGACGATAGCGATGCTTGTGAAGATGAGAATAAACTTGATGGTGACAAGAAACCCGAATGCGAGACATCCTTCAAGGCTTTCCATCTCCTTAATGCATTGAGTGATCTCATGATGCTTCCTTTTGAAATGCTTGGGGATAGGTCCACAAGAAAAGAG GTATGCCCCAAATTTGGTGCATCATTGATCAAGGGGGTTCTTAACAATTTTGTCCCCGATGAGTTTTGCCCAGACCCAATTCCAGCGGCTGTTCTTGAGGCCCTGGATTCTGAG GACCTTCTTGAGGCTGAGGAAGATACTATCACAAGCTTTCCATGCACTGCTGCTCCAACAGTCTATCAACCACCTCCAGCAGCTTCACTAACAGGCATCATAGGAGAGGTTGGAAGTCAATCTATGATGAACGGATCGTCAGTGCTTCGAAAAGCGTACACAAGTGACAATGAGCTTGACGAGTTGGATTCACCCATAACTTCCATTGTCGTAGACAACTTCCGGGTTTCTTCTACTTCAGCAAGACCCAACTTGATGCCGAAGAAAGGCAGTGGTCGAAAGGTTGTCAGGTATCAACTTTTGCGGGAAGTATGGAGAGATGGTTAA
- the LOC133864922 gene encoding NADH dehydrogenase [ubiquinone] flavoprotein 1, mitochondrial, translating into MAPIKGILSLRRTALAWRHSDVRGVGFRTFSTQSATTANTAQPPPPPPPPEKTHFGGLKDEDRIFTNLYGLHDPFLKGAMKRGDWYRTKDLVLKGADWIVNEMKKSGLRGRGGAGFPSGLKWSFMPKVSDGRPSYLVVNADESEPGTCKDREIMRHDPHKLLEGCLIAGVGMRATAAYIYIRGEYVNERKNLEKALKEAYESGLLGKNACGSGYDFDVHIHYGAGAYICGEETALLESLEGKQGKPRLKPPFPANAGLYGCPTTVTNVETVAVSPTILRRGPEWFASFGRKNNSGTKLYCISGHVNKPCTVEEEMSIPLKELIERHCGGVRGGWDNLLAIIPGGSSVPLLPKHICDDVLMDYDALKAVQSGLGTAAVIVMDKSTDVVDAISRLSYFYKHESCGQCTPCREGTGWLWMIMERLKVGNAKLEEIDMLQEVTKQIEGHTICALGDAAAWPVQGLIRHFRPELERRIKERAERELLEAAA; encoded by the exons ATG GCACCCATCAAGGGTATTCTTTCTCTGCGAAGGACAGCTTTGGCTTGGCGTCACAGTGATGTGCGAGGTGTAGGCTTTAGAACATTCAGCACTCAGAGTGCAACAACTGCTAATACTGCACAGCCTCCACCACCTCCCCCACCTCCAGAGAAAACCCATTTTGGTGGCTTGAAAGATGAAGACCGAATTTTTACCAACTTGTATGGGTTGCATGACCCTTTTCTTAAAGGTGCCATGAAAAGAGGTGACTGGTACAGAACCAAAGACTTAGTACTCAAGGGTGCTGATTGGATTgttaatgaaatgaagaagTCTGGCCTCCGTGGACGTGGTGGTGCTGGTTTTCCATCTGGCCTCAAGTGGTCTTTCATGCCCAAAGTATCTGATGGCCGTCCATCCTATCTTGTTGTCAATGCTGATGAAAGTGAACCTGGGACCTGCAAAGACAGGGAAATTATGCGGCATGATCCACACAAACTATTGGAGGGTTGCCTAATTGCTGGGGTAGGGATGAGGGCTACTGCTGCTTATATCTATATAAGAGGTGAATATGTGAATGAACGGAAAAACCTTGAAAAGGCCTTAAAGGAAGCCTATGAATCTGGATTATTGGGTAAGAATGCATGTGGATCTGGTTATGATTTTGACGTTCATATCCACTATGGGGCTGGTGCTTATATTTGTGGTGAAGAAACAGCACTTTTAGAGAGTCTTGAAGGGAAGCAAGGGAAACCAAGATTGAAGCCTCCTTTCCCAGCTAATGCCGGGTTATACGGCTGCCCTACCACTGTTACAAATGTGGAAACAGTCGCTGTTTCTCCCACCATTTTAAGGCGTGGCCCAGAGTGGTTTGCCAGTTTTGGTAGGAAGAATAATTCAGGGACAAAATTGTATTGCATATCTGGACACGTGAACAAGCCTTGCACTGTTGAAGAGGAGATGAGTATACCATTGAAAGAGTTGATAGAAAGGCACTGCGGAGGTGTTCGAGGTGGATGGGACAATTTACTTGCTATAATTCCAGGTGGTTCATCTGTGCCGCTGCTTCCCAAGCACATATGTGATGATGTGCTGATGGATTATGATGCACTTAAGGCTGTCCAGTCAGGATTGGGGACTGCAGCTGTGATTGTGATGGATAAATCAACTGATGTTGTGGATGCAATTTCAAGGCTTTCTTACTTTTACAAGCATGAGAGCTGTGGGCAATGCACACCTTGCAGGGAGGGGACAGGATGGCTTTGGATGATCATGGAAAGATTGAAAGTTGGGAATGCAAAGCTTGAAGAAATAGACATGCTTCAGGAGGTGACCAAACAGATTGAAGGGCACACAATCTGTGCATTGGGGGATGCTGCCGCTTGGCCTGTGCAGGGTCTTATTAGGCATTTCAGGCCAGAGCTTGAGAGAAGGATCAAGGAGCGTGCAGAGAGGGAGTTGCTGGAGGCTGCTGCTTAA